TGAGAAGTCCAGACGCTACTACCGACAGATTGCCCCTCTGTTGCCCCCTGGACAGCAATCTCTGCCTCTGTCACTTTCCCACCAGTTACTTCCGATAGTAAATCTCTCTGCANNNNNNNNNNNNNNNNNNNNNNNNNNNNNNNNNNNNNNNNNNNNNNNNNNNNNNNNNNNNNNNNNNNNNNNNNNNNNNNNNNNNNNNNNNCGGACCCCATCCAAAGGTGAAAAATCGGATATCTGGTTTTCCCTAAGATCCAACCACTTCAGATTGGGTAATGCTGATAGTGCCGATATGTCTGAGATGTTGTTATGCCCAAGGTTTGCCCGTTCCAAGGTGGTGAGCTTCTCTAAAAATGAAAGATTAGAGATCCCGCAGTTGGGTAGCCATAGTTCTTTTATCGCTGTCAATCCTGATAGGGGAGATACGTCCACTTTACTCACGTCTTCAATACCTATCTTTACAAGTTTTGGTAGCTTTGTTAGCGGTGATAAGTCAGGAACAGGTTCACCCAAACCCCAGTACTCTATAGATTCCAAGTTGATTAATTCTGCGAGGGGCGATAGATCACCGGGAGGTTCAACACGTACCCTTATCCAGTTAAGATTTTTTAAATTCGCGAGGGGTGAAAGATCTGAGACTGGATTATTATACATAGATAACCCCCTTAAGTTTGTTAATCCTGATAGTGGTGAGATGTCCGAAATCTCATTACTATATATTCCGAGTGATCCTAAATTCTTTAGTTCTGCCAATGGTGAAATATCCGTAATCTCATTCCCTGACAGGCCTAGTAGTCCCAGTTGGGTTAATCCTGCAATCGGAGAGAGATCGAGCATCACATTATCCTTAATTCTCAAATTCTGCAGATTTGTTGCGAACTCAAGTCCCCTCAAATCCTTAATGCCCATTCCCTCTGCCGTAAGGTGTGTCAATGTTGCCATTTCCTCCACTGTAATAGTGGACTTCGGTGTTTTACCAAGAGCCTCTGCAATCGCCGCACGCAAGTTCGGGTCGGGGATGTGAACAGACTCGCCAGGAATGCGTTCCTCCCGAGGAGCAACTGGCTTAACCACACTACTATCAGGTGAACTCAGCGTGGCAACGATTTCGCTGAAATTCGATGTCCATGTATCCCTTTTCACGCTGCCGCTCGCACTTGTTAGCACACCCAATCCCAAGTTTTTTAAACTCGCATTCTCACGAATCTTTCGGAGGAACGTCTCGATTTCCAAA
This portion of the Candidatus Poribacteria bacterium genome encodes:
- a CDS encoding leucine-rich repeat domain-containing protein, which gives rise to MGTRGYQKETIFYIDLRDYEWEIGTNRWTQIEQVYPYGIAFDAPTQTSLREKLTNLREELACEVPFVHVDWFLATASLPPLYHDILDLPQTDRELESQLEVNVVENTRNAAGRRVWRAGFNDSGVSSNNRVVERHTSRYGAYWKSYDFAGSVGTQNIFTHPLSFTHDGGEIIFNLPNGLQAYYLVDAGGNRLDAAPISIVSNPAASDPTVRNGLSCIGCHTEGMKEFEDQVRAVVKQNPNPPFDKARALRLYTEQSVMAAHVEKDTTRYRQALEASGDVFGGIEPVQRFYEAFQRPLDAAHAAAAVDLEIETFLRKIRENASLKNLGLGVLTSASGSVKRDTWTSNFSEIVATLSSPDSSVVKPVAPREERIPGESVHIPDPNLRAAIAEALGKTPKSTITVEEMATLTHLTAEGMGIKDLRGLEFATNLQNLRIKDNVMLDLSPIAGLTQLGLLGLSGNEITDISPLAELKNLGSLGIYSNEISDISPLSGLTNLRGLSMYNNPVSDLSPLANLKNLNWIRVRVEPPGDLSPLAELINLESIEYWGLGEPVPDLSPLTKLPKLVKIGIEDVSKVDVSPLSGLTAIKELWLPNCGISNLSFLEKLTTLERANLGHNNISDISALSALPNLKWLDLRENQISDFSPLDGVR